One stretch of Thermococcus sp. 21S9 DNA includes these proteins:
- the bgaS gene encoding beta-galactosidase BgaS, with protein sequence MSNFIWGVVQSAFQFEMGDSLRRNIDSRSDWWHWVRDPFNIKNDLVSGDLPEEGINNYELYEIDHRLAKDLGLNAYQLTIEWSRIFPCPTWGVEVKVERDSYGLIKRVKVPKEALEELDGLANRREVFHYLAVLKNLKKLGFTTFVTLNHQTLPVWVHDPLWTRSDFEGSRARGWVDEGNIIEFVKFSAYSAWKFGELVDFWATFDEPMVTVELGYLAPYVGWPPGILNPKAAKKVIINQMVAHARAYDAIKEHTKAPVGIILNIIPAYPLNPHDARDVKAAENYDYFHNRLFLEALNRGRVDLELDWNPVKIPHLERNDWVGNNYYTREVVKWTEPRFEELPMVTFIGVEGYGYSGNPNSVSPDNNPTSDFGWEVYPKGLYDSTAEGAEYGRPVYITENGVADSKDVLRPRYIIEHVEEVKRLLENGIDVRGYFHWALTDNYEWAMGFKIRFGLYEVDMITKERIPRRNSVETYRKVVREGVE encoded by the coding sequence ATGTCCAATTTCATCTGGGGAGTTGTGCAGTCCGCCTTTCAGTTCGAGATGGGGGACTCTCTCAGGCGAAACATTGACTCGAGGAGCGACTGGTGGCACTGGGTTCGCGACCCCTTCAACATCAAGAACGACCTCGTGAGCGGGGATTTGCCCGAGGAGGGCATAAACAACTACGAGCTCTACGAGATAGACCACCGCCTTGCGAAAGACCTCGGGCTGAACGCCTACCAGCTCACCATCGAGTGGAGCAGAATCTTTCCCTGCCCGACCTGGGGCGTCGAGGTGAAGGTTGAGAGGGACTCCTACGGACTGATAAAGCGCGTGAAGGTTCCGAAGGAGGCGCTTGAGGAACTCGATGGCCTGGCGAACAGGAGGGAGGTTTTCCACTACCTGGCCGTCCTTAAAAACCTGAAGAAGCTCGGCTTCACGACCTTCGTCACGCTGAACCATCAGACGTTGCCGGTATGGGTCCACGACCCGCTCTGGACGAGAAGCGACTTCGAGGGGAGCAGGGCGAGGGGCTGGGTTGACGAGGGGAACATAATCGAGTTCGTCAAGTTTTCAGCCTACTCCGCCTGGAAGTTCGGCGAGCTGGTTGATTTCTGGGCCACCTTCGACGAGCCGATGGTTACGGTCGAGCTCGGTTATCTGGCTCCCTACGTCGGCTGGCCCCCGGGAATCCTTAACCCGAAGGCGGCCAAAAAAGTTATCATCAACCAGATGGTGGCCCACGCGAGGGCCTACGACGCCATAAAGGAGCACACAAAGGCCCCGGTGGGAATAATCCTCAACATAATCCCCGCCTATCCGCTCAACCCCCACGACGCGAGGGACGTTAAAGCTGCCGAGAACTACGACTACTTCCACAACAGGCTCTTCTTAGAGGCCCTCAACAGGGGAAGGGTCGATTTGGAGCTCGACTGGAATCCTGTGAAGATTCCCCACCTCGAGAGGAACGACTGGGTCGGCAACAACTACTACACGAGGGAAGTTGTGAAGTGGACCGAGCCACGCTTCGAGGAGCTTCCGATGGTTACCTTCATCGGCGTCGAGGGCTACGGCTACTCCGGGAACCCGAACAGCGTTTCCCCTGACAACAACCCGACGAGCGACTTCGGCTGGGAGGTCTATCCGAAAGGTTTATACGACTCCACCGCCGAGGGGGCGGAATACGGAAGGCCGGTTTACATAACCGAGAACGGCGTGGCCGATTCCAAGGACGTACTCCGCCCGAGGTACATAATCGAGCACGTTGAGGAAGTGAAGAGACTGCTTGAAAACGGTATAGACGTCAGGGGCTACTTCCACTGGGCTCTAACGGACAACTACGAGTGGGCGATGGGCTTCAAGATTCGCTTCGGCCTTTACGAGGTCGATATGATAACCAAGGAGCGCATACCGAGGAGGAACAGCGTTGAAACCTACCGTAAGGTCGTGAGGGAGGGAGTGGAATGA
- a CDS encoding ABC transporter substrate-binding protein gives MKRYLALAVMALMLGSVFGFASVSATSEYPRNETLYTANSAPPTNANPFQGGNIIGLDGLIFEPLAMLNFMTGELKPWLAESWKWVKPNVFEVKLRPGLKWQDGQPLTAEDVKFSYEYYQEIGLRNWTKLGLKEIKVVDDRTVDFIFNGTPNYQLWQLQLFYGWGQGALIIPEHIFKNIDPKQIPKMTFLGDEQKYLVGSGPYKLKEVVQQQKAILVRNDNWWGNKVFGEPAPKYIIQLYVKDNSQAANMFIKGDLDVGTYYIDIVQAKKQNPNLVSWLEEPPYFPPVAPVLLYFNTKKPPMDNPQFRRAIAMAINPEQITKNGPISGKPAEIPFGTGLLQKWAGKIGLDDLVKEYGWQYGNIAEANKILDELGMKKNADGWRTYNGKVIELHLVTCAGCSDWISTAEIIQNQLRALGIKVVIDKYDWGAMMEKYKKGDFDLGLHWAGTFQPTAYAVYNALMSKDGSANFGGYYNPQAQQILDEFAKTTDPNKEAQYIKQLSEIWLKDVPAVPVYMATLFYEANTKYWTNWPNEKNPYGVPIFWAKYGTWGTALALLGVKPASATQTTSSQPSTSTSQPTTNTPSTSSTSSGGGICGPAFIVGLAVLPLLLRRRR, from the coding sequence ATGAAACGGTACTTGGCCTTGGCCGTTATGGCCCTGATGCTCGGAAGCGTTTTTGGTTTTGCTTCCGTTAGCGCCACTTCGGAGTACCCGAGGAACGAGACGCTTTACACCGCTAACAGCGCCCCTCCAACCAACGCGAATCCCTTCCAGGGCGGTAACATCATCGGTCTCGACGGTCTTATCTTTGAGCCCCTTGCAATGCTGAACTTCATGACCGGTGAGCTTAAGCCCTGGCTCGCCGAGAGCTGGAAGTGGGTCAAACCAAACGTTTTCGAGGTTAAACTCAGGCCCGGGCTCAAGTGGCAGGACGGCCAGCCCCTCACGGCCGAAGACGTTAAGTTCTCCTACGAGTACTACCAGGAGATTGGTTTGAGAAACTGGACCAAGCTTGGCCTCAAGGAGATAAAGGTCGTTGACGACAGAACCGTTGACTTCATCTTCAACGGCACCCCCAACTACCAGCTCTGGCAACTCCAGCTCTTCTATGGATGGGGACAGGGGGCCTTAATAATCCCGGAGCACATATTCAAAAACATCGACCCCAAGCAGATACCGAAAATGACCTTCCTCGGTGACGAGCAGAAGTACCTCGTTGGTTCTGGCCCCTACAAGCTCAAGGAGGTCGTTCAGCAACAGAAGGCAATCCTTGTCAGAAACGACAACTGGTGGGGCAACAAGGTCTTTGGCGAGCCCGCCCCGAAGTACATAATCCAGCTCTACGTTAAGGACAACTCCCAGGCCGCGAACATGTTCATCAAGGGCGACCTTGACGTCGGAACCTACTACATAGACATCGTCCAGGCCAAGAAGCAGAACCCGAACCTCGTCAGCTGGCTTGAGGAGCCACCCTACTTCCCGCCGGTGGCCCCTGTTCTGCTCTACTTCAACACCAAGAAGCCCCCGATGGACAACCCGCAGTTCAGGCGCGCCATAGCGATGGCAATAAACCCCGAGCAGATAACCAAGAACGGTCCGATAAGCGGAAAGCCTGCCGAGATTCCCTTTGGAACCGGTCTCCTCCAGAAGTGGGCCGGTAAGATAGGACTTGACGACCTCGTCAAGGAGTACGGCTGGCAGTACGGCAACATTGCAGAGGCCAACAAGATACTCGACGAGCTCGGCATGAAGAAGAACGCCGACGGCTGGAGAACCTACAATGGCAAGGTCATAGAGCTCCACCTCGTCACCTGTGCCGGCTGTTCTGACTGGATTTCAACCGCCGAGATAATCCAGAACCAGCTTAGAGCGCTTGGAATCAAGGTCGTCATAGACAAGTACGACTGGGGAGCGATGATGGAGAAGTACAAGAAGGGTGACTTCGACCTTGGCCTCCACTGGGCCGGAACCTTCCAGCCAACGGCCTACGCGGTCTACAACGCCCTCATGAGCAAGGACGGTAGCGCGAACTTCGGTGGCTACTACAACCCGCAGGCCCAGCAGATTCTCGACGAGTTCGCCAAGACCACCGACCCGAACAAGGAAGCCCAGTACATAAAACAGCTCAGTGAGATATGGCTCAAGGACGTCCCGGCAGTTCCGGTTTACATGGCAACGCTCTTCTACGAGGCCAACACCAAGTACTGGACCAACTGGCCCAACGAGAAGAACCCCTACGGCGTGCCGATTTTCTGGGCCAAGTACGGAACCTGGGGAACGGCCTTAGCGTTGCTTGGGGTTAAGCCGGCCAGTGCTACCCAGACGACATCAAGCCAGCCCTCCACCAGCACCAGCCAGCCAACCACGAACACTCCATCGACTTCGAGCACTTCAAGCGGTGGCGGAATCTGCGGTCCGGCCTTCATAGTCGGACTCGCCGTTTTGCCGTTGCTGTTGAGGCGCAGAAGGTGA
- a CDS encoding ABC transporter permease, with translation MGFKKYLARKTFVYGITFIFAVTLNWLLPRLMPGNPIEAMMSKSGAVNDALVKFYEELYGLNQPLWKQFVNFWVSLFHGDLGYSILYNAPVSSIIKHALPYDIAILLPAIVLSWLVGNWLGALAGKNKKYDKYTMPLFYFLASMPYFWFAMILVYVVGVKLGWLPYSGAYAPDLVPSLSWTFIKSFLSHWILPFLSLFIVMIGSWAIGMRNMIIYELEADYVRYLEALGASEKLMTKHAYRNAILPQVTGLALQLGMMVAGAIATEIVFNYPGIGVLIMNAALNQDYFLLQGAFLIVVISVLAANFLIDIVYAFIDPRVRASYTEG, from the coding sequence ATGGGGTTCAAGAAGTACCTCGCGCGCAAGACCTTCGTGTATGGAATTACTTTCATATTTGCCGTGACCCTCAACTGGTTGCTCCCGAGGCTTATGCCCGGGAACCCGATTGAGGCCATGATGTCCAAGAGCGGGGCCGTCAACGACGCCCTTGTTAAGTTCTACGAGGAGCTCTACGGCTTAAACCAGCCCCTCTGGAAGCAGTTCGTCAACTTCTGGGTCAGCCTCTTCCACGGAGATTTGGGCTACAGCATACTCTACAACGCCCCCGTTTCGAGTATAATCAAACACGCCCTGCCCTACGACATAGCGATTCTCCTTCCCGCGATAGTCCTCAGCTGGCTCGTTGGCAACTGGCTCGGTGCACTCGCGGGTAAGAACAAGAAGTATGATAAGTACACGATGCCCCTCTTCTACTTCCTCGCGAGCATGCCCTACTTCTGGTTCGCGATGATTCTCGTCTACGTTGTCGGCGTTAAGCTCGGCTGGCTCCCCTATTCTGGTGCCTACGCCCCGGATTTGGTGCCGAGCCTCTCCTGGACGTTCATCAAGAGCTTCCTCTCCCACTGGATTCTTCCCTTCCTGAGCCTGTTCATCGTTATGATTGGTAGCTGGGCAATTGGAATGCGCAACATGATAATCTACGAGCTTGAGGCAGATTACGTCCGCTACCTTGAGGCCCTCGGCGCGAGCGAGAAGCTCATGACAAAGCACGCCTACAGGAACGCCATACTGCCCCAGGTGACCGGTCTGGCCCTTCAGCTCGGAATGATGGTGGCTGGAGCGATTGCGACGGAGATAGTCTTCAACTACCCTGGAATCGGCGTGCTCATAATGAACGCGGCACTCAACCAGGACTACTTCCTCCTCCAGGGGGCGTTTCTCATCGTCGTAATCTCGGTTCTCGCGGCAAACTTCCTGATTGACATAGTCTACGCATTCATAGACCCGCGCGTCAGGGCGAGCTACACGGAGGGTTGA
- a CDS encoding ABC transporter permease, whose amino-acid sequence MARRGRLEMVRIAFKNRKFQFGFGLLTFFVIFALIGPLFTPFAWDGLYYENVGGIKIASYGEKNLPPMSHEVITTYSGKQVEVLHILGTNINGQDLYARLVYGLRTSLWIAFLAALIGTTLGITIGLVAGYKGGWVDELLMMFTNIMLVIPSIVLLILVAAYLSARTPGIQAVIIGLTGWPWVARAVRSQTLSLKNREFVHLAKLAGLSDFRIIFTEVMPNMISYIFMAGILQFSGAILASATLDFIGLGPTTMVSLGNILQRAIAYNALQFGYWWWFIPPGLIITLIITALFFVNIGLEEVFNPRLRRE is encoded by the coding sequence ATGGCGAGACGTGGCAGGCTTGAGATGGTTAGAATCGCCTTTAAAAACAGGAAGTTCCAGTTTGGCTTTGGCCTTCTGACATTTTTCGTGATATTCGCCCTAATCGGCCCGCTCTTCACACCCTTCGCGTGGGACGGCCTCTACTACGAGAACGTCGGTGGAATCAAGATAGCCTCCTACGGCGAGAAAAACCTGCCTCCAATGAGCCACGAGGTCATAACCACGTACTCCGGTAAGCAGGTTGAAGTCCTCCACATCCTTGGAACGAACATAAACGGTCAGGACCTCTACGCGAGGCTCGTCTACGGTCTGAGAACGAGCCTTTGGATAGCTTTCCTCGCGGCGCTCATCGGAACTACGCTGGGAATAACGATAGGCCTCGTAGCCGGCTACAAGGGAGGCTGGGTCGACGAGCTTCTCATGATGTTCACCAACATAATGCTCGTCATCCCCTCGATAGTGCTCCTCATCCTGGTCGCCGCTTACCTCTCGGCGAGAACCCCTGGCATTCAGGCGGTCATCATAGGACTCACCGGCTGGCCCTGGGTCGCGAGGGCCGTGAGGAGCCAGACTTTATCGCTCAAGAACAGGGAGTTTGTGCACTTGGCCAAGCTCGCGGGGCTGAGCGACTTCAGGATTATCTTCACCGAGGTAATGCCCAACATGATTTCCTACATCTTCATGGCCGGAATCCTGCAGTTCAGCGGTGCAATCCTCGCGAGCGCGACCCTCGACTTCATCGGCCTTGGACCAACCACAATGGTTTCGCTCGGAAACATCCTCCAGAGGGCCATAGCCTACAACGCCCTCCAGTTCGGTTACTGGTGGTGGTTCATTCCGCCGGGACTCATCATAACCCTCATCATCACGGCGTTGTTCTTCGTGAACATCGGCCTTGAGGAAGTGTTCAACCCGCGCCTCAGGAGGGAGTGA
- a CDS encoding ABC transporter ATP-binding protein: MAMLTVEDLRIYYATPLGHVKAVDGVSFEVREGEVFGIAGESGCGKSTLVHSLILRKPPMVHMGGKAIFKGKDLMTMSPKESRKIRYTELSIIPQYAMNALNPTKKIKDIVWDLAMEHGYTDKNEIEKLLRERLEMVKLSPKVAEMYPVELSGGMRQRATMVVSTLLNPDLLIADEVTSALDVTTQRVVIELLHHFMKEGIVKSIIFVTHDLALLDKIADRIMIMYAGKVAEIGPTDEVINEPSHPYTQLLLNSLPRMGVQYKRQKLKGIPGYPISLLNPPKGCRFYTRCPYALDKCPHEEPKPVKVGEEHYVACHLLGGESQ, encoded by the coding sequence ATGGCAATGCTCACCGTTGAAGACCTTAGAATCTACTACGCAACGCCCCTCGGCCACGTTAAGGCCGTTGATGGGGTTTCCTTTGAGGTTAGGGAAGGGGAAGTCTTTGGAATAGCCGGCGAGAGCGGTTGCGGAAAGTCAACGCTCGTTCACTCCCTAATCCTCAGGAAGCCCCCTATGGTTCATATGGGAGGTAAGGCCATCTTCAAGGGCAAAGACCTCATGACGATGAGCCCAAAGGAGTCCAGAAAAATCCGCTATACGGAGCTCTCGATAATCCCCCAGTACGCGATGAACGCCCTTAATCCAACGAAGAAAATCAAGGACATCGTGTGGGACTTGGCCATGGAACACGGCTACACCGATAAAAACGAGATAGAGAAGCTCCTCCGCGAGAGGCTTGAGATGGTCAAGCTCTCCCCCAAGGTCGCCGAGATGTACCCCGTCGAGCTGAGCGGTGGAATGAGACAGAGGGCGACGATGGTTGTCTCGACCCTTCTCAACCCCGACCTTCTCATCGCGGATGAGGTCACCTCTGCCCTCGACGTCACGACCCAGCGCGTCGTCATTGAGCTCCTCCACCACTTCATGAAAGAGGGAATTGTCAAGTCCATCATCTTCGTCACGCATGATTTGGCACTACTTGACAAGATAGCCGACAGGATAATGATAATGTACGCGGGCAAGGTCGCGGAGATTGGCCCGACCGACGAAGTCATCAACGAGCCGAGCCATCCCTACACCCAGCTTCTCCTCAACTCCCTGCCGAGAATGGGGGTGCAGTACAAGAGGCAGAAGCTCAAGGGAATCCCCGGTTATCCGATAAGCCTTCTCAACCCGCCGAAGGGTTGTCGCTTCTACACGCGCTGTCCCTACGCCCTTGACAAGTGCCCGCACGAGGAGCCGAAGCCCGTGAAGGTTGGTGAGGAGCACTATGTGGCCTGCCACCTCCTCGGGGGTGAAAGCCAATGA
- a CDS encoding ABC transporter ATP-binding protein, with translation MSELLRVEHLTKIFTSGFIGGFEIRAVDDVSFTIRKGEIVSLVGESGSGKTTTGKLILRLIQPTSGRILFEGKDILQMSKNELKKNYYRQVQAVFQDPFASFNPLHPVDRAFDLIFDSYLSDVSKGERDEMIDRALIQVGLNPDQIRGKFPHQLSGGQLQRILIARALLLKPKLLIADEAVSMLDASTRIDVLNLLGDFRDRYGTSVLFVTHDLALGYYISDTTIIMYRGTIVEMGDTEKVFHNPLHPYTQMLLESVPDLNVKWEFKGIEPEKEEGTVYSLQGCRYAPRCPKAKELCFRARPELHEVEKNHWVACHLYGGE, from the coding sequence ATGAGCGAACTTTTGAGGGTCGAGCATCTGACCAAAATCTTCACCTCTGGTTTCATAGGTGGCTTTGAGATTAGGGCCGTTGATGATGTCAGCTTCACTATACGGAAGGGCGAGATAGTTTCCCTCGTCGGCGAGAGCGGGAGCGGGAAGACCACCACCGGAAAGCTCATCCTCCGCCTCATCCAGCCTACCTCCGGAAGGATACTCTTTGAGGGTAAGGACATCCTCCAGATGAGCAAGAACGAGCTCAAGAAGAACTACTACCGCCAGGTTCAGGCGGTTTTTCAGGACCCATTCGCGAGCTTCAACCCGCTCCACCCCGTGGACAGGGCCTTCGACCTGATATTCGACTCCTACCTCTCCGATGTCAGCAAGGGTGAGCGCGACGAAATGATTGACAGGGCCCTCATTCAGGTTGGCCTCAATCCGGACCAGATTCGCGGAAAGTTCCCGCATCAGCTCAGTGGCGGTCAGCTCCAGAGGATTCTCATTGCGAGGGCCTTACTGCTGAAGCCGAAGCTCCTCATAGCGGACGAGGCGGTGTCGATGCTCGACGCCTCGACGAGGATTGACGTCCTAAACCTACTCGGCGACTTCAGGGACAGGTACGGAACGTCCGTTCTCTTCGTCACCCACGACCTGGCGCTCGGCTACTACATCAGCGACACGACCATCATCATGTACCGCGGGACGATTGTGGAGATGGGGGACACCGAGAAGGTCTTCCACAACCCGCTCCACCCATACACCCAGATGCTCCTTGAGAGCGTTCCCGATTTGAACGTCAAGTGGGAGTTCAAGGGAATCGAGCCAGAAAAGGAAGAGGGAACCGTCTATTCTCTTCAGGGCTGTCGCTATGCGCCGAGATGCCCGAAGGCCAAGGAACTCTGCTTCAGAGCCCGTCCCGAGCTCCACGAGGTTGAGAAGAACCACTGGGTTGCCTGCCATCTTTACGGAGGTGAATGA
- the glmD gene encoding glucosamine-6-phosphate deaminase, producing the protein MHSTIREIRKTPEGIIKAQKAFEDFITSHDFRLPRGIVYTGCGSSHFLSKSLAMATTRLGGRGVALPCSELLYSREWYSIGNPELLVAISRSGETTEAIKALNSLKTPKFALTAYESTLSREADYTLIVPAHEESVVMTHSFPAFYFAYLQLLLHSYGRETLDAGLVSFLAGEVLKNENYVREIVEGFDFRNVIFLGSGILYPIALEGMLKMKEMALFWSEAYPTFEVRHGFKSIADEGTLVVLLVSEPFDWHEKLTREFQGQGARVLTVGKRDTGADYFIRVPEPDELAVPVLYLPVIQLLAYYKAVSRGLNPDNPRFLSKVVTW; encoded by the coding sequence ATGCACTCGACGATTAGGGAGATTAGAAAGACCCCCGAGGGCATAATAAAGGCTCAGAAGGCCTTTGAGGATTTCATAACCTCTCACGACTTCCGGTTACCGAGAGGGATAGTTTACACTGGCTGTGGCAGTTCACACTTCCTTTCAAAGTCGCTGGCCATGGCAACCACCCGCCTCGGGGGCAGGGGAGTGGCCCTCCCCTGCTCCGAACTTCTGTATTCGCGCGAGTGGTACAGCATAGGGAACCCCGAGCTTCTGGTGGCAATCTCGCGCTCCGGGGAAACGACGGAGGCAATCAAAGCCCTGAACTCCCTCAAAACACCAAAGTTCGCCCTCACTGCCTACGAGAGCACACTCTCAAGGGAAGCGGACTACACTCTAATAGTTCCGGCCCACGAGGAGAGCGTCGTAATGACACACTCTTTTCCGGCCTTCTACTTCGCCTACCTTCAGTTGCTCCTCCACTCCTACGGAAGGGAAACCCTCGATGCCGGGCTCGTCTCCTTCCTTGCGGGCGAGGTGCTCAAGAACGAGAACTACGTGAGGGAGATAGTGGAGGGCTTCGACTTCCGGAACGTCATCTTCCTCGGCTCTGGGATACTCTACCCGATAGCCCTCGAGGGAATGCTCAAGATGAAGGAGATGGCCCTCTTCTGGAGCGAGGCTTATCCAACGTTCGAGGTCAGGCACGGCTTCAAGTCCATCGCTGACGAGGGAACGCTCGTCGTCCTGCTGGTGAGCGAGCCCTTCGACTGGCACGAGAAGCTGACGAGGGAGTTCCAGGGCCAGGGGGCGAGGGTTCTCACCGTCGGAAAGCGCGACACCGGGGCCGACTACTTCATCCGGGTTCCCGAGCCGGACGAACTTGCCGTTCCAGTTCTCTACCTCCCGGTAATCCAGCTCCTCGCCTACTACAAGGCCGTCTCGCGCGGTTTGAATCCGGACAACCCGAGGTTCCTCAGCAAGGTCGTCACGTGGTGA
- the glmA gene encoding exo-beta-D-glucosaminidase: protein MKVGHDGKVYYLDGERFQVYGGTLQFFRVPRGSWRDRLEKMKRHGLNTVDTYVAWNWHEPEKGKFDFTGETHPQRDLVGFLELAEEVGLKVIVRPGPYICGEWRNGGIPGWLIREHPEILAKGPNGPLPRDIYYPPITYLHPTYLEAVSEWYDEVLPIIRDYLYTNGGPIISVSIDDEPSYWETIFQPFLTDYNEVITRPGGLWEEWLRSNYSLDELGKRYGAGIGDYSEVRPPASEDEPLPKILDWHHFKIWTINRYVEILYWHLKRYIDVPISILDPYLLLSAWRHFYRYVKERNLDVHLWTEFWYSFYRSFDLKEDKLGHIYYKTGVYRFYQGRLGTPPLSIETQVSLAHTIEPDEAEHLYSLIASLGIHNINYYLYVGGENPRGYESHNGVTWDVYSPIGLDGSERPHVEPIKWLGEFLLNNPDFAEAELRPRVAFGTYEPYEAIATFGLRKGLTESVNIYEYLLGERGLLTLLAMSNVPFDVLDLEEASLEEMLGYGQLWVYSLDFLSREVQDKLVEFVERGGNLVILPMLPYLDENLKPYSALAEFLGVEVERAEARDNPRLIQFTSVESEGIDRMLVRNTVREVKGGEPFVFHYGKPVGTLVRKGKGSAIVLGFRLQYYNSYHDLHRKFVDKLLEMQNVKRNFEVTDRDMIAIPRGNYLVLLNPRGHRVFGKVRYRGIEVPQLLEGIEMGKRGALFLPFGVRVGDVEVVYATATLLGGDGKTLRFRNHLSGSSEVALRGVEEVKAIEGRIVDESFENGILRVVVEHDKEFELGL, encoded by the coding sequence ATGAAGGTCGGTCACGACGGTAAGGTCTATTACCTCGACGGGGAGCGCTTTCAGGTATACGGTGGAACGCTCCAGTTCTTCAGGGTCCCAAGGGGGAGCTGGCGCGACAGGCTTGAGAAGATGAAGAGGCACGGCCTCAACACGGTAGACACTTACGTCGCCTGGAACTGGCACGAGCCCGAGAAAGGGAAGTTCGACTTCACCGGCGAGACGCACCCCCAGAGGGACTTGGTGGGCTTCCTCGAGCTGGCGGAGGAAGTCGGCCTGAAGGTCATCGTAAGGCCCGGCCCCTACATCTGCGGTGAGTGGAGGAACGGTGGAATACCCGGATGGCTTATAAGGGAACACCCGGAAATACTGGCGAAAGGCCCCAACGGACCCCTGCCGAGGGACATCTACTACCCGCCGATTACATATCTCCATCCCACTTACCTTGAGGCCGTCTCGGAATGGTATGATGAAGTTCTCCCGATAATCAGGGACTACCTCTACACCAACGGCGGGCCGATAATAAGCGTCTCCATAGACGACGAGCCGTCCTACTGGGAGACCATCTTCCAGCCCTTCCTCACGGACTACAACGAGGTCATCACCCGTCCAGGCGGCCTGTGGGAGGAGTGGCTTCGCTCCAACTACTCCCTCGACGAGCTGGGCAAGCGCTATGGGGCGGGGATAGGCGACTACTCCGAGGTTCGTCCGCCGGCGAGCGAGGACGAGCCGTTGCCGAAGATACTCGACTGGCACCATTTCAAAATCTGGACCATCAACCGCTACGTGGAAATCCTCTACTGGCATCTAAAGCGCTACATCGACGTCCCGATAAGCATCCTCGACCCCTACCTGCTCCTCTCTGCATGGAGGCACTTCTACCGCTACGTTAAGGAGAGAAATCTCGACGTTCACCTCTGGACCGAGTTCTGGTACTCCTTCTACCGCTCCTTCGACCTGAAGGAGGATAAACTCGGCCACATCTACTACAAGACCGGGGTCTACCGCTTCTACCAGGGGAGACTCGGAACTCCCCCGCTCAGCATAGAGACTCAGGTTTCTTTAGCTCATACAATTGAGCCGGACGAGGCCGAGCACCTCTACTCGCTGATAGCCTCTCTCGGAATCCACAACATCAACTACTACCTCTACGTCGGCGGTGAAAATCCGAGGGGATACGAGTCCCACAACGGCGTGACCTGGGACGTCTACTCGCCGATAGGCCTCGACGGGAGCGAGAGGCCCCACGTTGAGCCGATAAAGTGGCTCGGCGAGTTCCTGCTCAACAACCCGGACTTTGCGGAGGCGGAGCTGAGGCCGAGGGTGGCCTTCGGAACCTACGAACCCTACGAGGCTATAGCCACCTTCGGCCTGAGGAAGGGCCTGACCGAGAGCGTAAATATTTACGAGTACCTCCTCGGCGAGAGGGGCCTATTAACGCTTTTAGCGATGAGCAACGTCCCCTTCGACGTCCTCGACCTCGAGGAAGCTTCCCTGGAGGAGATGCTGGGCTATGGCCAGCTCTGGGTTTACAGCCTCGACTTTCTCTCAAGGGAGGTCCAGGACAAGTTAGTTGAGTTCGTTGAGAGGGGTGGAAACCTCGTAATTCTCCCGATGCTTCCATATCTCGACGAGAACCTGAAGCCCTACTCCGCCCTCGCCGAGTTCCTTGGCGTCGAGGTTGAGAGGGCCGAGGCGAGGGACAACCCAAGGCTGATTCAGTTCACGAGCGTCGAGAGCGAGGGAATAGACAGAATGCTCGTCAGGAACACCGTCAGAGAGGTTAAAGGCGGTGAGCCTTTCGTCTTCCACTACGGCAAACCGGTCGGAACGCTCGTCAGGAAGGGGAAGGGAAGCGCAATTGTGCTCGGCTTCAGGCTCCAGTACTACAACAGCTACCACGACCTCCACAGGAAGTTCGTTGACAAACTGCTTGAGATGCAGAATGTGAAGAGGAACTTCGAGGTCACGGACAGGGACATGATAGCGATTCCGCGCGGTAACTACCTCGTCCTGCTCAACCCCAGAGGCCACAGGGTCTTCGGAAAAGTGCGGTACAGGGGGATAGAGGTTCCCCAGCTCCTCGAAGGCATTGAGATGGGGAAGCGCGGTGCCCTCTTCCTGCCCTTTGGAGTTAGGGTCGGAGACGTTGAGGTGGTCTACGCAACGGCCACACTCCTCGGCGGGGATGGAAAAACGCTCCGCTTCAGGAACCACCTGAGCGGTTCCAGCGAGGTCGCGTTAAGGGGCGTTGAGGAGGTGAAGGCGATTGAGGGCAGAATCGTGGACGAGAGCTTTGAGAACGGAATCCTGAGGGTCGTCGTTGAGCACGATAAAGAGTTCGAGCTCGGCCTTTAG